Genomic window (Tripterygium wilfordii isolate XIE 37 chromosome 11, ASM1340144v1, whole genome shotgun sequence):
TGGACTtgttttaattatttggattcGTCAACGTCTCAACACCAATAATCACAACGGTGAGTCAATTGTTTCTGACGAaaaattttctcttcttccatagCAGCTAGGAGGACTATTGTCTTCATCATACGATTCATCACTATTGAGAATATTTTgtataatatcaaaaaaaatcatccgTGACATGGAATTTAgaagaaaattataattatgaaTAAGAGAATGAAATATTGAATTAAGGGTGGAGGTTGATTTATAGGCTACAATTTGGGAGGAAATATTTTGGTGAGAACATTTTGGGGGAGAATTTTTTGACGGGAGTTAATTTAGTGGGCCTAAAATTGATGAGTTAACTAAATGggtttgacccaaaaaaaaaaaatatagtttcCAACCTTGGGTTGGAATCCATAGATTTTACAGCCAATGAGTTGTTATATGTGTTCAATGAAATGAAGGTCACTAGTATTACGTAAGGATAAAATCAACCATTATATTTACTGTTTGTGTGAGATCGGCATAGCCGCATTATACGGAAATTTGTTATGCATGCTAAACGTATGTTCTTCCCTATTGAAAACAAAACCACCGGCGGCCATGAGGATGAATTGCCTTGCATTCCTCTCACTCCTCTTCACACTCCTTCCCTTCCATCTTCAATCAATCTCCACCGGCACAGCTTACATCCATCGAAGCTGTAACTCAACAGACGACCCGAAGCTCTGCTGCAAGACGCTCTCTCGCTATCCCAGAGTCGTCCAATCCAATCCGGCTAGGCTGGCCCGCGTCGCCATATCCGTCAGCCACTCTCACGTCAATGGAGTCGCCGCCTACCTGTCCAATATTATTAATTCCCGTGAAGTTTCCCCAACTCCAATCAAAGACTGCGCGGACTTTCTGAGCGACGCGACGGAGGAGATTGGTGATTCGTTAGGGCAAATGCGGGAAATGGGGGAGGACCCAGGAGCTCCAGATTTTGGATCAAACGTCAGCAACGTGGAGACGTGGATGAGTGCAGCCTTCGCGTACGAGGAGTTATGTAAAGACGAGCTTGAGTATGTCACGGATGTGGAGATGAAGAAGGATTTGTTTGATAGGGTGCATCATGTGCAGAAGATTACATTGAATGCACTTGGATTTGTTAATAACTATTTTAATTCTTTAGCCCCGTCGCCATGGCCATGGCCATGATTACATTGTTGCTATACAT
Coding sequences:
- the LOC120008674 gene encoding pectinesterase inhibitor 3-like, whose translation is MRMNCLAFLSLLFTLLPFHLQSISTGTAYIHRSCNSTDDPKLCCKTLSRYPRVVQSNPARLARVAISVSHSHVNGVAAYLSNIINSREVSPTPIKDCADFLSDATEEIGDSLGQMREMGEDPGAPDFGSNVSNVETWMSAAFAYEELCKDELEYVTDVEMKKDLFDRVHHVQKITLNALGFAIEEECEHIRNILKMYEIASGQKVNLQKSSVFYSPNTKDDTKQAISLQYHPYG